The genome window CGCGCCCGGCGCCAGCGCCGCGACGTGGCCCTTGCGGCGTTCGGCTTCGTAACCTTCCGGCTCGCAGGTCGACGGCAGCGCGAACGCGGCGACCTGCTGATCCGCGTTGTGCAGGATCCAGCGCGTCGCGTGCGGGAATTGCGCGGGGCGGTACGCGGTATGGAACGCGCCGCCGTCCGGATGCGCGAGCCGGAAATGCGCGACGCCGTCGGCATCCGTTTCCACGTCGTTCATGAAGAACACGATCTCCGGGTCGTACAGCGCGGGCGCATCGAGCGTCGCGAGCCGCGCCGGTTCGCGCGCGAGCGTCGCCGTGTAGTCGCGCCACGCGGCGGTCGGCTTCACGTGCGCGGGCACGCTGTCGCGCAGCCGCAGGCCGCCGCTCGGGAGCGATTGCACGAAGCGGCCGCCCGGCACGTACGCGTAGTTCAGGTGGGCCATGTACATCAGGTCCATCGGCGCGCCGCCGAGATTCGTCACGTCCATCGCGATCGTCATCCGCGCATCGTGCTCCGTCAGCCGCACCGACGGACGCGCGACGTAGTGGCTGCCGAAGCCCTGCACGTACTCGTATTCGCCTGTCACTTCGACCGTGGCGCCGCGCGCATCCGTGCCGACGACCAGGCTCGCGCGATCCATCGGCGCGCACGGCATCTCGCCGTGCAGCGCATGCGTGTCGTCCGGCCCCGGGCAGCCGTTGCGCAGCAGCCCGCTGTGGAACATGAAGCAGCCGTAGGTATCGACGATCGACGTCGCGCGCTTCGGCTGCCGGAACATGTGCTTCATCGTCAGGTCGCGACCGTCGAATTCGGCGGCCCAGATCATCTGGCCGAGATACGGCAGCACGACGAGATGGCCGCGGCGGTTCTCGAGCTTCAGCGCCTCGACGCCGGACGGATACGCGAACGCGGTGACGGTGATGCCGTCGGTGCGGTACAGCGTGCGCGGTGCTTCGCGGAAATCGTCGCGCCGCAGTTCAATCTCGCCGCGCATGGTCAGGCTCCCGACGTGTGGCGCGTCGCGGCGTAGCGCGCGGACGCGTGCTCGTCGGCCGCCGCGTCGGGCGTGGCCGCCGGCAGGTGACGCAGGCAGTAGAAGCCGTAGTAAACGATCACGACGAAGCACGCGAGCGGCACGACGAACGCGAGCTGCATGTTGCCGCCCGTGTGATCGGAGATCAGCCCCTGGATCAGCGGCACGACCGCGCCGCCGACGATGCTCATCACGAGGATCGAGCCGCCGTATTCGGTGTCCTTGCCGAGGCCGTCGATCGTCAGTCCGTAGATCGTCGGCCAGCACGGCCCGAGGAAGATGCTCACGCACACGGCCGCATACACGGCCGTGATGTTGTGCACGCTGATCGTGTACGCGAGCAGCGCGATGCACAGGATGCCGTAGACGATCAGCACCTTGGCCGGGCCGACGCGTTTCATCACGAGCGTCGCGACCAGTTTGCCGACGAAGAACGCGAAGAAGGTCGCGAGCAGGTAGCGCGACGCGCCGCGCTCGGTGAGGCCGCCGATCTGCATCGCGAGCCGGATCGTGAAGCTCCACACGCCGACCTGCGCGCCGACGTACAGGAATTGCGCGACCACGCCCGCGACGAAGCGCCGGTTGCCGAACAGGCGCGCGAGCGTGCCGCGCGCGTCGATCCGGTGCGCGACCGTGCTCGCGCCGTTGCCCTTGCACGCCGGGTACGGCGTGAGCGCGAACACGACGAACACGGCGGCGAGCACGACGATCAGCCACTTGTACGGTTCGAGCGTGGCCTGAATCATCGCGAGCTGGTGCGTGTGGGCTTCGGCGGCCGACATCGCCGCGAGCTGCGCGTGCGACGCGTCGCCTTCCTTGAAGATCAGGAAGCTGCCCATGTAGACGCCGGCCATCGCGCCGAACGGATAGAACGTCTGCGAGATGTTCAGTCGCCGCGTGCTGGTGTCGCGCGGGCCCATCAGCGTCGAATACGAGTTCGACGCCGTTTCGAGAAACGACAGGCCCGCGGCGATCACGAACAGCGCGACGAGGAACATCCCGTACTTCGCCATCGACGCGGCCGGGAAGAACAGCAGGCAGCCGGTCGTGTAGAGCAGCAGGCCGACGAGGATCGTCGTCTTGTAGCTGAACTTCTTCACGACGGTCGCGGCCGGAATCGCGAGGAAGAAGTAGCCGAGATAGAACGCCGACTGCACGAACGCCGATTCGAAATCGGACAGGAAGAACGATTTCTTGAACTGCGCGATCAGTACGTCGTTCAGGTTCGCGGCGGTGCCCCACAGCGCGAACAGGCAGCACAGCAGCGTAAACGCGAAGAGCGGCGTGCGATTCAGATAATAGCCGTCGGGTGTGTGTTCGATCCTGGTTCGGCTCATGGGTGTCTCCTTCCCAATGTCTCGTCGATGAAGGCGCCGGTCAGATGCCGGCGTCGCGGAGGAAGCGCTCGAACGTCGCGGCGTCGGCGTACGACTTCTGCGTGCCGAGGCCCGTGACCGAATGCGCGGCGTAGGCGGACGCGTAACGCATCGCGTCGACGGCGTCGCGCGACGCGGCATAGCAGCGCGCGAAGCAGCCGATATACGCATCGCCGGCGCCCGTCGTATCGCGCGCGTCGACCGGCACGCCCGGCACGTGACGCGCACCGTCGCGCGATACCAGCAGCGAACCCTTGTCGCCGAGCGTGACGAGCACGTGCTTGAGCCCGCGCGCGACCAGCGCTTCGGCGGCACGGGTCGCGCTGTCGCGCGAATCGACCGGCATGCCCGACACGATCGCGAGCTCGGTCTCGTTCGGCACGAAGAATTCGACGGAACGGATGCGCTCGAAATCGAGGTCGGCGACGGCCGGGGCCGGGTTCAGCAACACGGGAATGCCGTGCCGTGCGCCGAATTCGATCGCGTGATAGACGGTGTCGAGCTCGATTTCGAGCTGCAGCACGATCAGCGCGCAGTCGGCGAGCATCGGCGCGGCCGCATCGATGTCGGCCGGTCGCAGATGGCGGTTCGCGCCCTTGACGATCAGGATGCTGTTGCTCGAATCGGGCTCGACGAAGATCGGCGCGACGCCGCTGGGCACGCCGGCGACCTTGCGCACGTGCGTGGTGTCGATGCCTTCGCGCTCGAAGTTGCGGATCGTGTTGTCGGCGAACACGTCGTCGCCGACCTTCGTGACCATCACGACGCGCGCGCCGAGGCGCGCGGCCGCGACGGCCTGGTTCGCGCCCTTGCCGCCGCAGCCGAGTTCGAAGTTCGGCGCCTCGAGCGTTTCGCCCCGGGCGGGCATGCGCGTGACATAGGTCACGAGGTCGACCATGTTGCTGCCGATGACGGCGATCGTCTCCATCTGCGTCTCTTCCTTGGTATGGGGGCGCCGCGCGCGTGGTCGGCGGCGGCTTGCGACAGGTGATAATAAAATCACATTGAATGTGAAAATGCAATCCTATGATGTTAGAAGGGTCACTTGTGGGGGCGGGCATCCGGCCGGACGAATTGTTCGTTCCGCCGCGTTGAAGCGGGTTCGGATTCATCGGGGGGGCTGAGAGTCGTTACGCGAACGATGCCGCGTTCTCGGGTTTTCGTTGCGCGGCGCGATGCGAGCCATGTCACGCGCTTCGCGGCCGCACGCCAGGATGACCGGCCGATTACCGTTTTGTTATCTACGCCGTTCGCGCCTGCACGGTGAGCGGCCGCGTCGCCGTTTCCGGGTAACATCGCCCGATGTCCCCATGCAAGCGACGGAGCCGGCCATGCGCATCCTGATAGTCGAAGACGAACCGAAGACGGGCGCGTACCTGAAGAAGGGGCTCGAGGAATCGGGCTTCAGCGTCGATCTCGCGAAGGACGGCGGCGAAGGGCTGACGCTCGCGCAGGAAGAGCGTTACGACGTGATCGTGCTCGACGTGATGCTGCCCGTGCTCGACGGATGGGGCGTGCTCAAGCGGCTGCGCGACACGCACACGACGCCGGTGCTGTTCCTGACCGCGCGCGACGACGTGCAGGACCGCGTGCACGGCCTCGAACTCGGCGCCGACGATTACCTCGTGAAACCGTTCGCGTTCGTCGAGCTGCTCGCCCGCATCCGCACGCTCGCGCGTCGCGGGCCGCCGCGCGAGACCGAACGCCTGACGGTCGGCGATCTGGAAATCGACGTGGTGCGCCGCCGCGTGAAGCGCGGCGCCACGCGGATCGACCTCACGCCGCGCGAATTCTCGCTGCTGCAACTGCTCGCGCGCCGGCAGGGCGAGGTGCTGAGCCGGACGCAGATCGCATCGTACGTGTGGGACATGAATTTCGACAGCGACACCAACGTCGTCGAGGTTGCGATCCGGCGCCTGCGCGCGAAGATCGACGACGCGTTTCCGGTCAAGCTGATCCACACCGTGCGCGGCGTCGGCTACGTGCTCGAACCGAAGGACGACGCATGACGCGCCCGCGCTCGCTGGCCGCGACGCTCGCGCTCGCGTTCGCCGCGACCACGCTCGCCGCGTTCGCGCTCGTCGGCGCATATGTGTATGCGGGCCTCGAGCGGCAGGTGAATACGCAGGACGATCTCGACATCGTGCTGGCCGCGCGCCACACGCGCCGGCTCGCGGGCGAGCTCGAGTCGCTCGATGCGGTTCGCGCGCATGCGGAGCGGCTGACGAGTCAGGTGCTGGGCAACGAGGCGCTGTCGATGGCCGCCGTCGATGCGCGGGGCGACGTGCTCGCACGTCACAACGTCCGGCTCGCCGCGCCCGACGATGCGCCCGCGGCCGCATCGGTTCCGCTGGCCGATGCGCAATTGTTCGCGCCGCACGCGGTGCCGGTTCCCGCGGACGACCGGATCACGGCCGACCGGCTCGTCACGTGGACCGCCGACGGCGGCACGCCGATGCGCGGCGTCGTGATCGAGGCCACGCTCGGCGACCGCACGCCGATCCGCATCGCGATCGCCCGCAACATGCGCGACAGGGCCGATCTGCTCGACGGTTACCGCGACCGGCTCAAGCTCGCCGGCGGGCTCGGCGCGCTGTTCGCGCTGCTGCTCGGCTACTGGCTGATCCGCACGGCGCTCGCGCCGCTGCGCGAGATCGTCGACAACACCGGCCGGATCACGGTCGACAAGCTCGACACGCGGCTCGACGCGTCGCGCGCGCCGCCCGAATTGCGCGCGCTCGTCGATGCGCAGAATGCGATGCTCGGCCGCCTGCAGCAGGCGTTCGCGCATCTGTCGCAATTCAGCGCCGATCTCGCGCACGATCTGCGCACGCCGCTGAACAACATGCGCGGCGCCACCGAAGTCGCGCTCGCGCGGCCGCGTTCGGCCGACGAGTACCAGGCGCTGCTCGAATCGAATCTCGAGGAATACGATCGTCTCGCGCGAATGATCGAGAACGTGCTGTTTCTCGCGCGTGCCGAGCATCCGAGCTTCGTCACCCGGCAGCGCGCGTTCGACGTGCGCGACGAACTCGAGCGCATCGCGGAGTATTTCGAGGGGCTCGCCGACGAAGCGGGCTCGACGTTGCGCGTCGAAGGGCAGGGGCAGCTGACCGCCGACGTCGAGCTGTTCCGCCGCGCCGTCGGCAACCTGCTCGCGAACGCGCTGCGTTACACGCCCGCCGGCGGCGTCATCACGCTGAGCGTGGACGAAACCGCCGATGCGGTGCGCGTCGGCGTCGCGAATCCGGGCGAGCCGATCGATCGCGCGCTGCTGCCGCGGATCTTCGACCGGTTCGTGCGCGGCGACCCCGCGCGCAGCGGCGGTGCGCCGGGCGGCACGGCCGGGCTCGGCCTCGCGATCGTGCGCTCGGTGATGGAGCTCCACGGCGGTACCGCGCAGGTCGAAAGCGACACGCTCGGCACGCGTTTCACGCTTACGTTCAACCGGCTGGCGGCAGTGTGATGGCGGGTGCGGGTCGCGCGGCCGGTGCGTGTTCCATCGCGCCGGTGTTCGATTCCGCATCCACGCCCACGCTCGCCTGCCAACCGCCGCCCAACGCCTTCAGCAACCCGACTTCGGCCTCGATCCGGCGCGCGTCGATCTGATCGGCCGTGCGCCGATTCGTCAGCGCGATCGTCTGCGCGGTCACCACGTCCAGATAGCTGACGGCGCCCGCGTTGAAGCGATTCGTCGTCAGCCGCAGCGACAGGTCGGCCGCGTCGGTCGCGCGCTGCTGGCTGCCGGCTTCGGACGCGAGTGCGTCGAGCGCCGACAACTGATCCTCGACCTGTTGGAACGCGACGAGCACGGTGTGCCGATAGTCGGCGACCGCACCGTCGTATTGCGCATGCGCGCCGCGCAGCGACGCGCTGCGGCGGCCGCCGTCGAACAGCGTGCCGGCGAGCTGCGGGCCGAGCGACCAGAACAGGCTCGGCGCGGTGAGCCACGGCGCGAAGAACGAACTCTCGAGGCCGACGCTCGCCGACAGCACGAGATCCGGGAAGAACGCGGCGCGCGCCTCGCCGATCCGCGCGTTCGCGGCCGCGACACGGCGCTCGGCCGCCGCGATGTCGGGCCGCCGCTCCAGCAGTTGCGACGGCACGCCGGCCGGAATCGCCGGCACGTGGAACGCCTGCACGCGCGGCGGCAGCACGAACGTCGACGCGCTCTCGCCGACGAGCGTCGCGATCGCGTGCTGCAACTGCGCACGCGACGCGTCGATGTCGGTGTCCTGCGTGCGCGTCGATTCGAGCTGGGTCTCGGCTTGTGCGACCGCCGACGCATCGATCGCTCCGGCCGCGAGTTGCCGCTTGAGCAGCGTCAGTGCGTCCGCGTACGCGCGGACGGTGTCGTCGAGCAGCTGCTTCTGCGTGTCGAGCGAGCGCAGCGCGAAATAGTCGGTCGCGAGTTCGGCCGTGACCGACAGCTTCACGGCCTGCAGATCGGCCGCGCTCGCGGCTGCGTCCGCCTGCGCGCCTGTCACCGCGTCGCGTACGCGGCCGAACACGTCGGGTTCCCAGCTCGCGGCCACGCCCGCCTGATAGTCGGGCGTCGTCTTGCCGGCGAGCGACGAGCCGAGCCGGTTTTGCGACACGCGCGCGCGGCTTTGCGCGGCGCCCGCGGTGATCGTCGGCAGGAACCCGGCGTGCTGATAGTCGACCGTCGCGCGCGCCTGCTGCAACTCGGCGACGGCTTTCTTCACCGTCTGGTTCGACACGTCGATGCGCGCTTCGAGCGCGTTCAGGTCGGCATCGTCGAAGACGGTCCACCAGGCGCCGCGCGCGGCGGCGTCGGCCGGGCTCGCGGTGCGCCAGCCGGCCTGCGCGGCCGAGGCGCCCGCGTAGTGCGCGGGTACCGCGACGGCGGGCGGCGAATATGGCGGCAGCGTCGAGCACGCGGTCAACGCGGCCGACGCCGCGGCGGCGCCAAGCGCGACGGCGCGACGGGCGAACGGGAGCGGATGAGGAAGGCGCATGGCAGGGATCTCGGGAGTCGTCGTCGAATGGGTTAGCCGCGGGCGGATGCCGCAGCGGGCGTCGATGCGGCCGACGCGGTGCCGGCCGCGTGCGGCAGCGGCATGTCGCGGGCAGTGGCGCCGTATGGTGGTTGCGTGGGCTGCGCGGCGTGCGGGGACGAAGGGGACGCAGTGGACGAACCCGACGAAGCAGACGAAGCAGACGAACCCACAACCGGCACCGCCGCACGCGCTGTCGACACGACCTTCACGGCCTCCCCGGCCGTGATCGCATCGCCCGGGTTGTCGATCACGCGATCGGTTGCCGAGAGCCCCGCGACGATCTCGACGCGCGTGCCGAAATCGCGTCCGATCTGAACGGTCTTCAGCGCGGTTCGGCCGTTCGCGCCGACGGTGGCGACCGTCACGCCGTTCGGCCGGAACAGCAGCGCACTGACCGGCAGATCGAGCGCCGGCGCCGCACTCGGCACGGCGAGATGCGCCTGCGCATACGCGCCGGGCATCAGCGCGCCGTCGCGGTTGTCGACGTCGATCTCGACGCGCAGCGTGCGCGTGACGGGATCGATCGCGCCCGCGCTGCGCGCGACCCGCGCGGCAAGCCGCCGTCCCGGATACTGCGGCGTCGTCAGGTAGACCGGCGTGCCGGTCGATACGCCGGCTGCGCTGTCCTGCGGCACGTCGACGAACACGCGCAGCGTGTCCGTCTGTTCGAGATGGAACAGTTCGCCGGACAGGCCCGGGCTGCCCGGCGTGCCGCCCGCGGTGACCAGCGTGCCGACGTCGACGTTGCGTGCGGTGATCACGCCGTCGAACGGCGCGGTGACGGACTCGTACGACACGAGTTCGGCAAGATGCGCGACGTTCGCCTGCGCGGACGCGAGCATCGCGCGCTTCGCGTTCATGTCCGCGACCTTCGTGTCGGTGTCCTGCTGCGACACCGATTGCGTGTTCAGCATGTCCTGCCAGCGCTGCGCGGTCGATTTCGCGTAGTCGTAGTTCGCCTGTGCGCTCGCTTCGTCGGCGCGCGCCTGGCGCAATTGCGCGTCGAGATCGGGCGCCGAGATTTGCGCGAGCGTCTGACCGGCCTTCACGCGCGTGCCGAGATCGGCGCTCCAGTGCGCGACGTAGCCGCTCGTGCGCGCATAGATCGACGCGTCCGCATAGGGCGCCACCGAGCCGGGCAGCGTCAGCGTCTGGTCGGCCGGCGCCGCGCCGGGCACGACGACCGACACCGGCAGCGCCTGCTGCGCGGCCACCTGCGCACGCTGCGCGGCGCGTGCATCGATACGCGGCACGATGCCGAGCGCGAGCAGCGCGGCGGCGAGCGCGACGGCGGCAAGCGGCACGGCGAGTTTGCGGGCGCCACGGCTTGGCGGCACGTCACGTGCCGCGTCACGGGTTGTGTCGTGTGCTGTGGGCGGCACGGCTGCGTTGGCGGTCGGGGTATTCGGAGCGGTCGGTGTGGCCGAAGCAGCCGAAGCAGCCGAAGCAGCCGGCGTGGCCGGAGTCGCAGACGTTACCGCTTCGGCGGCGGGCGGCGGGGCGACGGGTTCGATCGAGTCGTTCATGGTGGGTCCGGGGTCGGGCGAATCGAAGGATGAGAAGGGGCGGCCGTCTGCACTCAACGCAGCGCTGGCGTGTCGGGTGCGTGCTGCACACGCCGGGCGGCCGCGGCGTCGCGACGCCGCGCGAGCCACGCGTGAACGAAGCCGAACAGCACCGGTACGAACAGCAGCGTCGAGCACGTGCCGAACGCGAGCCCGCCGATCACCGCGCGGCCGAGCGGCGCGTTCTGCTCGCCGCCGTCGCCGAGGCCGAGCGCCATCGGCAACATGCCGATCAGCATCGCGAGCGCGGTCATCACGACGGGCCGGAAGCGGCTGAAGCCTGCGTCGAGCGCGGCCTGCCACGGCGGCGCGCCGGCCGCGAGCAGCTCACGTGCCGCGTTCACGACGAGAATGCTGTTCGCGGTCGCGATGCCGATGCACAGGATCGTGCCGGTCAGCGCGGGCACCGACAGCGTGGTGCCCGTGACGAACAGCATCCACGCGATGCCGGCGAGCGACGCCGGCAGCCCGCCGACGATCACGAGCGGATCGAGCCACGACTGGAAGTTCACGACCATCAGCAGGTAGACCAGCGAGATCGCGAGCGCGAGGCCGCCGAGCAGGCCCGAGAACGACTCGTGCATCGCCTGCACCTGGCCGCGCAGCACGATCGACGAGCCGGGCGGCAGCTGCGCGCGCGCGGCGTCGACGAGCTTCGTCACGTCGGCCGTGACGCCGCCGAGATCGCGCCCCTGCACCGCCGCGAAGATGTCGAGCACCGGCTGCACGTTGTAGTGCGACACCACGGCCTGCTGGGTCGAGCGCGAGAACGTGCCGAGCGCGCCGAGCAGGTTCTGTGCGGGCGCGCCCGCGGCCGGTCCGCCGGCCGGCGTCTGCGGCGTGCTCGCGGTGCCGGCGGGCAGCGGTACGTTCGCGAGCGACTGCAGCGAATTCACCGTGTATTGCGGTGTCTGCACGAGCACCGGGTAGCTGACGCCGTTGCGCGGATCGAGCCAGAAGTTCGGCGTCGTCTGCGAGCTGCCGGACAGCGCGATCAACAGGTTCTGCGCGACGTCGCGCTGCTGCAGGCCCGCCTGGATCGCCTTCGTGCGGTCCACGTTCACGTCGATCGCCGGTTCGTCGCCGGGCTGCTGGATGCGTGCGTCGACGAGTCCGCGCACGCCGCGCAGTTTCGCGAGCAATGCATTCGCGAGCGCGCGGTTCTGGTCGAGCTTGTTGCCGACGATCTGGATGTCGATCGGCGCGGGTAGCCCGAAATTGAGGATCTGGCTGACGATGTCGGCCGGCAGGAACGCGAACGTCACGCCGGGGAACGACTGCGCGAGCACGTTGCGCAGCGTCGCGACGTAGGCGGCCGTCGATGCGTGGTTCGGCTTCAGCGTGATCAGCACGTCGGCGTCCTCGGTGCCGATCGGGTCCGACGAATCGTACGTGAGGTTGATCCCGCTCACCGGCACGCCGATGTTGTCGAGCACGCCGGCGAGTTGGTTCGCCGGAATCACGCCGCGGATCTTCGCTTCGACTTCGTCGGTCAGCCGCGCGGTTTCCTCGATCCGCGTGCCGGTCGGCGCGCGCAGATGCAGACGGATCTCGCCGGTGTCGACCGACGGGAAGAAGTCCTGACCGGCGAACGCGTAGAGGCCCGTCGATGCGACGCACGCGAGCAGGAACGCGGCCGCGAAGCGGCGCCGCCGCGCGATCGCCGCGGACAGCAACGCGCGATAGCGCAGCCGCACGGCCTCGAAGCGATGCTCGAACGCAGCCTGGAAACGCGCGATGCGTGCGAATACGCCGCGCGGCGGCCGGCCGCTCCCTTTGGCGCGCATCAGCGCCATCGCGAGCGTCGGCACCAGTGTGCGCGAGAAGAAGTACGACGCGATCATCGCGAAGATCACGGCCTCGGCCAGCGGCACGAACAGATAGCGCGCGACGCCCGTCAGCAGGAACATCGGCACGAACACGATGCAGATCGACAGCGTCGACACGAAGGTCGGCACCGCGATCTCGCCCGCACCGGTCAGGATCGCATCCTCGAGCGGCGCACCGCGCTCGAGATGATGCGTGATGTTCTCGATCGCGACGGTCGCGTCGTCGACGAGGATCCCGACCGCGAGCGCGAGCCCGCCGAGCGTCATGATGTTGATGGTCTGGCCGAGCGCGGACAGCGCGAGCAGCGACGCGAGCACCGCGAGCGGGATCGTGACCGCGATGATCAGCGTCGCGCGCCAGCTGCCGAGAAACAGCAGGATCATCAGCGCGGTCAGGCACGCGGCGATCAGCGCTTCGCGCACGACGCCCTGGACCGCTGCCTTCACGAACACGGACTGATCGTCGAGCGGCGCAATGTGCAGCGCCTTCGGCAGCCCGGCCGCGATCTTCGGCAGCATCGCCTTCACCTGGTCGATGATCGTCAACGTCGACGCGCTGCCGGTTTTCTCGACCGTCAGCAGCGCCGCGCGCTTGCCGTCCGCCTGCACGATGTTGGTCTGCGGCGCGTAGCCGTCGCGAACGTGCGCGACGTCGCGCACGTACACGACATTGCCGCCGATCGTCTTCACCGGCAGGTCGTTCAGCGCGGCGACCGTTTGCGTGCTGCCGTTCATCTGCACGTTGTATTCGTGCGTGCCGATCTTCGCGGTGCCGCCCGGCAGGATCAGGTTCTGCGCATTGATCGCGTTGACGACGTCGATCGGCGCGAGTCCTTTCGCCTGCAGTGCGCGCGTATCGAGGTCGACGACGATCTGGCGGATCTTGCCGCCGAACGGCAGCGGCACGGCCGCGCCCTGGACGGTCGCGAGCTGGGTGCGGATGAAGCTGTTGCCGAGGTCGTACAGCTGCTGCTCGGCGAGCGTGTCGCTCGACAGCCCGAGCTGCAGGATCGGCACCGTCGACGCGTTGTACGTGATGATGTTCGGCGGCAGCGTGCCGGGCGGCAGGATGCGCAGGATCGACGCGGCGTTGCTCGCGGCTTCCGCGATCGCGCGATTGATGTCGGCGCCCGGGTGGAAGAAGATCTTCACGACCGACACGCCGTTCAGCGACTGCGATTCGATGTGCTCGATGTCGTCGACGTCGGACGTGAGCGCGCGTTCGTAGTTCGACGTGATCCGCTTGGCCATGTCCTCCGCGGAGAAGCCGTTGTACGACCAGACGATGCTGACGACCGGAATGTCGATGCTCGGGAAAATGTCGGTCGGCGTGCGCAGCAGCGCGAGCGGTCCCGCGATGAAGATCAGCAGCGCGAGTACGACGAACGTGTAGGGCCTGCGTAACGCCAGCCGGACGATCCACATGACGGTGCTCCTCGAAGCAGGGCTCGGTTTGCGTATTCGATGCGACGAGCGTGCAGTCTGCCGGCGCGGCGTTGACCCGACCCTGACTCGAGGATTACGAAACCGTTATCTGCATGGGCGGGGCGTCGTCGGCCGTGCTGCGTGCGGTGTCGCGCCCGATGTGGGCTGCTCGAGACCGTCCCCGCGACGACGGCGGTGCGCGGCTTCGTCCCTATAATGTCCGGCGCGCGAACCTTCGCGCGTTCGCCTGTCTCGCCGATTTCAGGAGCCTGACCGATGTCGTTGCGCACCGATGCAAACTTTTACCTTCTTCTTGCCGACTCCTACCGCCGGCTGCTGAACCGCCCACTCGTTCCGGACGGCATGAACGCATCCGACGGCGCCGCGTGGCTGTACGGCACGGCACCGTTCGGCATTCTTGCGCACGACGCATCGGCCGATCCGGTGTTC of Burkholderia sp. NRF60-BP8 contains these proteins:
- a CDS encoding efflux RND transporter permease subunit translates to MWIVRLALRRPYTFVVLALLIFIAGPLALLRTPTDIFPSIDIPVVSIVWSYNGFSAEDMAKRITSNYERALTSDVDDIEHIESQSLNGVSVVKIFFHPGADINRAIAEAASNAASILRILPPGTLPPNIITYNASTVPILQLGLSSDTLAEQQLYDLGNSFIRTQLATVQGAAVPLPFGGKIRQIVVDLDTRALQAKGLAPIDVVNAINAQNLILPGGTAKIGTHEYNVQMNGSTQTVAALNDLPVKTIGGNVVYVRDVAHVRDGYAPQTNIVQADGKRAALLTVEKTGSASTLTIIDQVKAMLPKIAAGLPKALHIAPLDDQSVFVKAAVQGVVREALIAACLTALMILLFLGSWRATLIIAVTIPLAVLASLLALSALGQTINIMTLGGLALAVGILVDDATVAIENITHHLERGAPLEDAILTGAGEIAVPTFVSTLSICIVFVPMFLLTGVARYLFVPLAEAVIFAMIASYFFSRTLVPTLAMALMRAKGSGRPPRGVFARIARFQAAFEHRFEAVRLRYRALLSAAIARRRRFAAAFLLACVASTGLYAFAGQDFFPSVDTGEIRLHLRAPTGTRIEETARLTDEVEAKIRGVIPANQLAGVLDNIGVPVSGINLTYDSSDPIGTEDADVLITLKPNHASTAAYVATLRNVLAQSFPGVTFAFLPADIVSQILNFGLPAPIDIQIVGNKLDQNRALANALLAKLRGVRGLVDARIQQPGDEPAIDVNVDRTKAIQAGLQQRDVAQNLLIALSGSSQTTPNFWLDPRNGVSYPVLVQTPQYTVNSLQSLANVPLPAGTASTPQTPAGGPAAGAPAQNLLGALGTFSRSTQQAVVSHYNVQPVLDIFAAVQGRDLGGVTADVTKLVDAARAQLPPGSSIVLRGQVQAMHESFSGLLGGLALAISLVYLLMVVNFQSWLDPLVIVGGLPASLAGIAWMLFVTGTTLSVPALTGTILCIGIATANSILVVNAARELLAAGAPPWQAALDAGFSRFRPVVMTALAMLIGMLPMALGLGDGGEQNAPLGRAVIGGLAFGTCSTLLFVPVLFGFVHAWLARRRDAAAARRVQHAPDTPALR